In Macadamia integrifolia cultivar HAES 741 chromosome 5, SCU_Mint_v3, whole genome shotgun sequence, a single window of DNA contains:
- the LOC122079808 gene encoding uncharacterized protein LOC122079808 — MQTIRFDFNHKLCLSRCLFTPAMEAAQAAATFKTVNFLTAFASPRATNPTTSIPPATSSRPAMVGICAASGTNTISLTPNPKHNFCFVTRCSAKPDVHNDNTINEKPNVNTALNSNTLQVEPSASPPNQTSSSSSSRGLVFGLGPGSSWDSQEIGSPVVKRYISDDDERWFLWYHGSSNAGLSSDSIGLAVSSNGIHWERGAGPVKSSTDTGMVMNCSKDWWAFDTESVRPSEVVIMSSAKVRASSAVYWLYYTGFSSEKVEVSVSQQLLEERHHVSRSLPGLAISQDGRHWARIEGEHHSGALFDVGTDAEWDSLFVETPRVVFHSNGDLRMYYHSFDARSGHFAVGIARSRDGIRWVKLGKILGGGPKGSFDELGVMNVHVIGNRKDGGYVMAYEGLAADGKRSVGLAVSPDGLKDWVRYGERTILTPSMEEDGWDNQGVGSPCLVEMDGDAGDWRLYYKGIGKGGRSGIGLAVSEGSGFRSFRRWTGFHL, encoded by the coding sequence ATGCAGaccattagatttgattttAACCACAAACTCTGTTTAAGTCGGTGTCTCTTCACTCCTGCAATGGAAGCAGCACAGGCGGCAGCAACCTTCAAAACCGTTAACTTCCTCACTGCCTTCGCTTCTCCAAGAGCAACAAATCCAACTACCTCAATCCCTCCAGCAACATCTTCCAGGCCAGCCATGGTGGGTATCTGTGCTGCTTCTGGAACCAACACAATTTCCCTAACCCCGAACCCTAAGCACAACTTTTGCTTCGTCACTCGCTGCTCTGCTAAACCAGATGTTCACAACGACAACACAATCAACGAGAAACCAAATGTCAACACAGCCCTAAATTCAAACACCCTTCAAGTGGAACCGTCAGCTTCCCCTCCTAAtcaaacatcttcttcttcatcctctagAGGCTTGGTGTTTGGTCTGGGTCCCGGGAGCTCCTGGGACAGCCAAGAGATTGGATCTCCTGTTGTGAAAAGATACATCAGCGACGACGACGAGAGGTGGTTTCTGTGGTATCATGGGAGCTCGAATGCAGGTCTCTCCTCTGATTCCATAGGATTAGCTGTTTCAAGCAATGGAATCCATTGGGAGAGAGGTGCAGGACCAGTTAAATCAAGCACAGACACTGGTATGGTAATGAACTGTAGCAAAGATTGGTGGGCTTTTGATACCGAGAGTGTTAGGCCTTCTGAAGTTGTGATCATGTCGAGTGCAAAGGTCAGAGCTTCCAGTGCTGTTTACTGGCTTTATTACACTGGGTTTAGTTCTGAGAAGGTGGAGGTTTCAGTTTCTCAGCAACTGTTGGAAGAAAGACACCACGTTTCAAGATCGTTGCCGGGACTAGCGATCAGTCAAGATGGGAGACACTGGGCTCGGATTGAGGGGGAACATCACAGTGGTGCACTGTTTGATGTGGGCACAGATGCTGAATGGGATTCACTGTTTGTTGAGACACCTCGTGTTGTTTTTCACAGTAATGGAGATCTGAGGATGTACTATCACTCATTTGATGCAAGAAGTGGGCACTTCGCAGTAGGAATTGCCAGGTCAAGAGATGGGATTAGATGGGTAAAGCTTGGGAAGATACTTGGGGGTGGACCCAAGGGTTCATTTGATGAGTTAGGTGTGATGAATGTACATGTGATTGGAAACCGGAAGGATGGGGGttatgtaatggcatatgaagGTCTTGCTGCAGATGGGAAGAGGAGTGTTGGATTAGCAGTATCTCCAGATGGGTTGAAGGATTGGGTGAGGTACGGTGAGAGAACAATTCTCACGCCGTCTATGGAAGAAGATGGATGGGATAATCAAGGTGTGGGATCCCCATGTCTGGTTGAGATGGATGGCGATGCTGGTGACTGGAGGCTGTACTATAAAGGTATTGGAAAGGGAGGAAGAAGTGGAATAGGACTGGCAGTTTCTGAAGGCAGTGGGTTTAGAAGTTTCAGAAGATGGACGGGTTTTCATCtctaa